One window of Chryseobacterium indologenes genomic DNA carries:
- the tyrS gene encoding tyrosine--tRNA ligase → MNSFIEELKWRGLFADMMPGTDEQLNKEVTTAYIGFDPTADSLHIGSLIQIKILAHFQQHGHKPIALVGGATGMIGDPSGKSAERNLLDEETLLHYVDCLKNQLSKFLNFDGNEPNKAELVNNYDWMKNISFLDFAKNVGKNITVNYMMAKDSVKKRLSGDAGVDGMSFTEFTYQLIQGYDFLHLYQNNNVKLQMGGSDQWGNITTGTELIRRKAQGEAFALTVPLITKADGSKFGKSESGENYWLDKKKTSPYKFYQFWLNATDDDAERFIKFYTFLGKEEIEALIEQHKTAAHERKLQKKLAEEVTVWVHGREEYEKALKASEILFGRSTAEDLVSLDEEIFLEVFDGVPQKEIAKTDVLGVNIIDLLSEKSGFLKSKSEAQREIKGNAISVNKQKVNDTFTANETDLIDGKFLLLQKGKKSYFIVKVQ, encoded by the coding sequence ATGAATTCCTTTATAGAAGAACTGAAATGGCGTGGTCTGTTTGCCGATATGATGCCTGGAACCGATGAACAACTGAATAAAGAGGTAACTACTGCATATATTGGTTTTGATCCTACTGCCGATTCTTTACATATCGGAAGTCTTATTCAAATAAAAATTTTAGCTCACTTCCAGCAGCATGGCCACAAACCTATTGCTTTGGTTGGAGGTGCTACAGGAATGATTGGTGATCCTTCCGGAAAATCAGCTGAAAGAAATCTTCTGGATGAGGAAACTCTTTTACACTATGTTGACTGTTTAAAAAATCAGCTTTCAAAATTCTTAAATTTTGATGGAAATGAGCCCAATAAAGCTGAACTGGTGAACAACTATGACTGGATGAAGAACATTTCTTTCCTTGATTTTGCTAAGAATGTCGGGAAGAATATCACAGTCAATTATATGATGGCTAAAGATTCTGTAAAGAAAAGACTATCCGGAGACGCAGGTGTTGACGGAATGAGTTTTACAGAGTTTACCTACCAGTTAATTCAGGGATATGATTTCCTTCACCTTTACCAAAACAACAATGTAAAATTACAGATGGGAGGTTCTGACCAGTGGGGAAATATCACTACTGGAACTGAACTGATCCGTAGAAAAGCTCAGGGTGAAGCGTTTGCATTAACGGTTCCTTTGATTACGAAAGCTGATGGCTCTAAATTCGGGAAGTCTGAAAGCGGAGAAAACTATTGGCTGGATAAAAAGAAAACATCTCCTTATAAATTTTATCAGTTCTGGCTGAATGCTACTGATGATGATGCCGAAAGATTCATCAAGTTCTACACTTTCCTTGGAAAAGAAGAGATTGAAGCTTTGATCGAACAGCATAAAACAGCGGCGCACGAAAGAAAGCTGCAAAAGAAATTAGCTGAAGAGGTAACGGTTTGGGTACATGGAAGAGAAGAATATGAAAAGGCACTGAAAGCTTCTGAAATTCTTTTCGGACGTTCTACTGCTGAAGATCTGGTAAGCCTTGATGAAGAAATATTCCTTGAAGTTTTTGATGGAGTTCCTCAGAAAGAAATTGCAAAAACTGATGTTTTAGGAGTGAATATCATAGATCTTCTTTCTGAAAAATCAGGATTCTTGAAATCTAAGAGTGAAGCTCAAAGAGAGATCAAAGGAAATGCAATCTCTGTCAACAAGCAAAAGGTAAATGATACTTTTACAGCGAATGAAACTGATCTTATTGACGGTAAGTTCTTGTTACTGCAAAAAGGTAAGAAAAGCTACTTTATTGTAAAGGTTCAATAA
- a CDS encoding MFS transporter, which produces MKIDKRIIPLAIGGLGIGTTEFTVMGLLPDIAKTLQITIPQAGHLISAYAMGVVIGAPILIGYSVKFPPKKVLIAFMILFTLFNGLSAIAPGYDSMLVIRFLSGLPHGAFFGVGTVVASRMAGKGKEAFYISMMFTGLTVANLAMVPLVTYIGHTFHWRLYFAIVAVIGLFAILFLKLWLPAMESNQNTHFMEELKFLKNKQSWLVLAITAIGFGGLFTWLSYITPLMTVVAGIKSSQMAYVMVLAGAGMVVGNLVGGIVSDKLGPEKTCALLIFLMMLSLGGVFFLAEHKNIALVLTFMCGALSMSIASPINIMMMKAAPKSEMMAAAFMQAGFNIANAMGAFFGGIPLEYGYSFNYPSLVGVGMTFIGLVISVRYMYLYGSKTEEEVAAECVSCDK; this is translated from the coding sequence ATGAAGATTGATAAAAGAATAATACCACTGGCTATCGGTGGTTTGGGAATAGGAACTACGGAGTTTACCGTAATGGGACTGTTGCCGGATATTGCAAAAACATTACAGATTACAATCCCGCAGGCCGGACATTTAATTTCTGCGTATGCGATGGGAGTAGTTATCGGAGCTCCGATTCTCATCGGGTACTCAGTGAAGTTCCCCCCTAAAAAAGTTTTGATAGCTTTTATGATCCTTTTTACCCTGTTTAATGGCCTTTCTGCAATTGCTCCCGGATATGACAGTATGCTGGTTATCCGTTTTCTGTCCGGACTTCCTCATGGCGCATTCTTCGGTGTAGGAACAGTAGTTGCCTCAAGAATGGCAGGAAAAGGGAAAGAAGCATTTTATATATCAATGATGTTTACAGGGCTCACGGTTGCCAACCTGGCCATGGTTCCTCTGGTCACCTATATTGGGCATACATTCCACTGGAGACTGTACTTTGCTATTGTGGCGGTGATTGGTCTTTTTGCCATATTATTTTTGAAACTGTGGCTTCCTGCAATGGAATCCAATCAAAATACCCACTTCATGGAAGAGTTGAAATTCCTTAAAAATAAACAGTCGTGGCTTGTCCTTGCCATTACAGCGATTGGATTTGGAGGTCTTTTTACATGGTTAAGCTATATTACCCCTTTGATGACTGTTGTTGCCGGAATCAAAAGCAGCCAAATGGCCTATGTGATGGTTCTTGCCGGAGCCGGAATGGTAGTTGGAAACCTGGTAGGTGGGATTGTCTCAGATAAATTAGGACCTGAAAAAACATGTGCCCTTCTGATCTTCCTGATGATGCTGTCTCTTGGAGGTGTTTTCTTCCTTGCAGAGCATAAGAATATTGCTTTGGTATTGACGTTTATGTGTGGTGCTTTATCTATGTCTATTGCATCACCTATCAATATTATGATGATGAAAGCTGCTCCAAAAAGTGAAATGATGGCCGCTGCTTTTATGCAGGCTGGTTTTAATATTGCCAATGCAATGGGAGCTTTCTTTGGAGGAATTCCTCTGGAATACGGGTATTCATTCAACTATCCGTCGCTGGTGGGAGTGGGAATGACTTTTATAGGATTGGTTATAAGTGTAAGGTATATGTATCTGTACGGTTCTAAGACTGAGGAAGAAGTTGCCGCAGAATGTGTATCATGTGATAAGTAA
- a CDS encoding RNA polymerase sigma factor: MNDEQLFLLIQKAKDKDQKAQTKLINVFWVDVFSFVMKKVRDENDADEITVNVFSKVLSKLDMFDPHFQFKTWILTIAQNTVIDFWRKKNRENEDAVENLDEVKNQYAKSPEELLISEEEQKKIIKTIESLDANYQDIIKLRFFEEKSIKEISEELGISVANTKVRVMRAKKVLAELLKNNEFDDN; the protein is encoded by the coding sequence ATGAACGACGAACAGCTATTCCTGCTCATACAGAAGGCCAAAGATAAAGATCAGAAGGCCCAGACTAAACTCATCAATGTTTTTTGGGTGGATGTTTTCTCTTTTGTCATGAAAAAGGTGAGAGATGAAAATGATGCTGATGAAATTACCGTAAATGTTTTTTCAAAAGTATTGTCGAAACTGGATATGTTTGATCCTCATTTTCAGTTTAAAACCTGGATATTGACCATTGCACAGAATACCGTTATCGATTTCTGGAGAAAAAAGAACCGTGAAAACGAAGATGCTGTTGAAAATCTTGATGAAGTCAAAAACCAATATGCCAAATCTCCGGAAGAACTTCTGATTTCTGAAGAAGAACAGAAGAAAATCATCAAAACCATAGAATCTCTGGATGCCAATTATCAGGATATTATCAAGTTGAGGTTTTTTGAAGAAAAAAGCATCAAAGAAATTTCTGAAGAGCTGGGGATTTCAGTTGCCAATACCAAAGTACGGGTAATGCGTGCTAAAAAAGTCTTAGCTGAACTGTTGAAGAATAATGAGTTTGATGATAATTAA
- the lipA gene encoding lipoyl synthase: MENSVQDTTVQKPKWIRVKLPTGKNYRELRTLVDKYKLNTICQSGSCPNMGECWGEGTATFMILGNICTRSCGFCGVKTGKPLDVNWDEPEKVARSIKLMKIKHAVLTSVDRDDLKDMGSILWGETVNAVRRISPGTTMETLIPDFQGITKHLDRLVDVAPEVISHNMETVKRLTREVRIQAKYERSLEVLRYLKEAGQRRTKTGVMLGLGETKDEVFQTIEDIRNANVDVITLGQYLQPTKKHLPVKKFITPEEFDEFGDFARSLGFRHVESSPLVRSSYHAEKHIH; the protein is encoded by the coding sequence ATGGAAAATTCAGTTCAAGACACTACCGTTCAAAAACCAAAATGGATCCGCGTAAAACTTCCTACCGGAAAGAATTACAGAGAGCTGAGAACTTTGGTTGATAAATATAAATTAAATACAATCTGCCAGAGTGGAAGCTGCCCGAACATGGGAGAATGTTGGGGTGAAGGTACAGCAACTTTCATGATTTTAGGAAATATCTGTACAAGAAGTTGTGGATTCTGTGGCGTAAAAACAGGAAAACCGCTGGATGTAAATTGGGATGAACCTGAAAAAGTAGCAAGATCAATCAAATTAATGAAGATCAAACATGCCGTTCTTACTTCGGTAGACCGTGATGATCTGAAAGATATGGGATCTATTCTTTGGGGTGAAACAGTGAATGCTGTAAGAAGAATCTCTCCGGGAACCACTATGGAAACTCTGATTCCGGATTTCCAGGGGATCACAAAACATCTTGACAGACTGGTAGATGTAGCTCCGGAAGTAATCTCTCACAATATGGAAACGGTAAAACGTCTGACCAGAGAAGTGAGAATCCAGGCAAAATATGAAAGAAGCCTTGAAGTATTAAGATATCTGAAAGAAGCCGGACAAAGAAGAACCAAAACCGGGGTAATGCTTGGATTAGGTGAAACTAAAGATGAGGTTTTCCAGACAATCGAGGACATTAGAAACGCGAATGTAGATGTTATCACCCTTGGACAATATTTGCAGCCGACTAAAAAACATCTTCCTGTAAAGAAATTCATCACTCCTGAAGAATTTGATGAGTTTGGAGATTTTGCAAGAAGCTTAGGTTTCAGACACGTTGAAAGTTCTCCTCTTGTAAGAAGTTCTTACCACGCAGAAAAACATATTCATTAA
- a CDS encoding STAS/SEC14 domain-containing protein: protein MITIIPEAPENVAAFNATGEVTKEDFERLVIPRVKEKVEQFGELNYLLYLDTDLDNFTMGAWLEDLLLGLKNLTNWNRSAIVTDKEGIRDFTSIFSVLMPGEFKSFPKENLYNALYWCKNGDEVEA from the coding sequence ATGATAACAATTATTCCAGAAGCCCCGGAAAATGTTGCAGCATTCAATGCAACGGGAGAAGTAACGAAAGAGGATTTTGAAAGACTGGTAATTCCGCGCGTAAAAGAGAAGGTAGAGCAATTCGGTGAGCTGAATTACTTATTGTATTTGGATACCGATCTGGATAATTTTACCATGGGAGCATGGCTTGAGGATCTGCTGTTAGGATTGAAAAATCTTACCAACTGGAATCGGTCAGCCATTGTTACTGACAAAGAAGGTATACGTGATTTTACCAGTATTTTCAGTGTTCTGATGCCGGGAGAGTTTAAATCTTTCCCCAAAGAAAATTTATACAATGCCCTCTATTGGTGTAAAAATGGAGATGAAGTAGAGGCATAA
- a CDS encoding AraC family transcriptional regulator, translated as MKIQKEIIEFEKGKSFKLFAPSLKNCFFWHYHPEIELVYVEAVNGIRHVGKDISAFTDSDLLLIGSNVPHLNFDYGIQTECQQLVLQMRESFLQDIILPVPEFENIKKLLERSYLGLSFSGETKNTVVEKLQIIKDKNSFESLVGLIEILQILADSTEVKELNKEDTRIKWFLNDKIRMGTIYDYIHENYDKKPNVNEIAQIVSLSTPAFCRYFKKQTNMTFTDFVNNYRINQAKIFLLKDYSVTEVCFQVGFESLSYFNKLFKQHTGETPSEFKKKHFKPIEINGRIGVITKETACNK; from the coding sequence ATGAAAATCCAGAAAGAAATTATTGAATTTGAAAAAGGGAAATCATTCAAACTATTTGCCCCTTCCCTGAAAAACTGTTTTTTCTGGCATTATCATCCGGAAATTGAACTGGTCTATGTAGAAGCGGTGAACGGAATCCGGCATGTAGGAAAAGATATTTCTGCCTTTACAGACAGTGATCTTTTACTGATTGGATCTAATGTTCCCCACCTTAATTTTGATTATGGTATTCAGACAGAGTGTCAACAGCTTGTGCTGCAGATGCGGGAAAGTTTCCTTCAGGATATTATTCTTCCTGTTCCGGAATTTGAAAATATTAAAAAACTTTTGGAACGTTCATATCTCGGGCTTTCATTTTCAGGAGAAACCAAAAATACAGTGGTTGAAAAACTACAGATCATTAAAGATAAAAACTCCTTTGAATCCCTGGTAGGATTAATTGAAATTCTGCAGATTCTCGCTGATTCAACGGAAGTAAAGGAACTTAACAAGGAAGATACCAGAATCAAATGGTTTTTGAATGATAAAATCAGAATGGGAACCATCTACGATTATATCCACGAAAATTATGACAAGAAACCCAATGTCAATGAAATTGCCCAAATTGTAAGTCTGAGTACTCCTGCCTTCTGCCGTTATTTTAAAAAGCAGACTAATATGACCTTTACAGATTTTGTTAATAATTACAGAATCAATCAGGCTAAAATATTTCTGCTGAAGGATTATTCTGTAACTGAAGTTTGCTTTCAGGTAGGGTTTGAAAGTCTTTCTTACTTTAATAAGCTATTCAAACAACATACAGGAGAAACGCCTTCCGAATTTAAAAAGAAACATTTTAAACCCATTGAAATCAATGGCCGGATTGGAGTGATTACAAAGGAAACGGCTTGTAATAAGTAG
- a CDS encoding outer membrane protein, translating into MKKRIFILGMISLFGSMHAQRIQKGEAQINVDIGVANGWGLPVSVGVDYAIHNDITVGIEGSYATEKYSGDIKGSWFGVGANGNYHFNTLLKIPNKWDVYAGATLAYNSFSYKYNGSDFDYFDGKSSGVGFAGQIGGRYFFTKNLAAHIELGGGSVASGGKAGLTYKF; encoded by the coding sequence ATGAAAAAGAGAATCTTTATCCTGGGAATGATTTCCCTGTTTGGGAGTATGCATGCACAGAGAATACAGAAAGGAGAAGCTCAGATCAATGTGGATATAGGAGTAGCAAACGGATGGGGACTTCCTGTATCAGTAGGAGTAGACTACGCTATACATAATGATATCACAGTGGGAATAGAAGGAAGTTATGCTACTGAAAAGTATTCAGGAGACATTAAAGGAAGCTGGTTTGGAGTAGGAGCTAACGGAAACTACCACTTCAATACTTTGCTTAAAATTCCAAATAAATGGGACGTATATGCAGGAGCTACCTTAGCCTACAATTCTTTTTCCTATAAATATAACGGATCAGATTTCGATTATTTCGATGGGAAGTCTTCAGGAGTTGGTTTTGCAGGACAAATCGGAGGCAGATATTTTTTCACCAAAAATCTTGCAGCTCATATAGAATTGGGTGGAGGATCTGTAGCTTCAGGAGGGAAAGCCGGGCTTACTTATAAATTTTAA